A window of Polaribacter litorisediminis contains these coding sequences:
- a CDS encoding alpha/beta hydrolase — protein sequence MAIYSIVTKHIKQIMKNLTFVILYILLSGVQTTFGQHETDDIIVGSKFVIKSNILDEERTCLISLPDSYNNSSEVDKKYPVIILLDGYTHFKTASGIVHFMSSNKNRNNLMPESIIIAIENVDRERDFTVTKIKTKRPNNMGGGRIFLNFIEKELVPYIDKKYKTEPFRTLIGHSLGGLLTLNSYMDKNSVFNAYISLDPSIWWNEEMMKNKVDSISSISLDKKLYIATANQGEANYERNKQRHDALYTLIKKKSDKPLNIEIEYFEKENHRSVPLVALYEGLKYINQEE from the coding sequence ATGGCCATATATTCTATTGTTACCAAACATATAAAGCAAATTATGAAAAATTTGACATTTGTAATTTTATATATTCTTCTTTCAGGAGTACAAACCACATTTGGACAGCATGAAACAGATGATATTATAGTAGGAAGTAAGTTCGTTATTAAATCTAATATTTTAGATGAAGAAAGAACCTGTTTAATAAGTCTTCCTGATTCATACAATAATTCATCTGAAGTTGATAAAAAATATCCAGTTATCATATTATTGGATGGATATACTCATTTTAAAACAGCATCTGGAATAGTACATTTTATGAGTTCTAATAAGAATCGAAACAATTTAATGCCTGAAAGTATTATTATAGCCATAGAGAATGTTGACCGAGAACGAGATTTTACAGTTACAAAAATTAAGACCAAACGACCGAATAATATGGGAGGTGGAAGGATTTTTTTGAATTTCATTGAGAAAGAACTAGTACCTTATATTGATAAAAAGTATAAGACAGAACCGTTTAGAACTCTTATTGGGCACTCTTTAGGAGGACTACTTACACTAAATTCCTATATGGATAAAAATAGCGTATTCAATGCTTACATTTCTTTAGACCCAAGTATTTGGTGGAATGAGGAGATGATGAAAAACAAAGTTGATTCTATTTCCTCAATATCATTAGATAAAAAACTTTATATCGCTACTGCCAATCAAGGAGAGGCTAATTACGAAAGGAATAAACAAAGACACGACGCTCTCTATACTTTAATAAAAAAGAAATCGGATAAACCTCTAAATATCGAAAT
- a CDS encoding NAD(P)-dependent alcohol dehydrogenase, which produces MKAIECLKYGDAENLVLSTVKKPTPKANEVLIKICATSVTASDVLIRRMNEPMIPKFILQLIFGFGRPRNPVLGMVTTGIVERKGKNVTLFETGDEVFAYCSISPTKRRFGSYAEYICLPEDWNLALKPANLSFEEAAAIPYGGLLASHLLKKASINKGDKVLIYGASGSIGTMAIQLAKHMGAYVTSVCSRKNFDLVKSLGSDKMIDYTLKNAEAQLETYNYVIDAVGNSKSSTLKEKSKKALTSNGKYISIDHGTPLTPKEAFLNLKSLAEQEKITPVIDCIYPLEKMAEAHKYVEMGHKRGNVIITI; this is translated from the coding sequence ATGAAAGCAATAGAATGTCTAAAGTATGGAGATGCAGAAAACCTAGTGCTAAGTACTGTTAAAAAACCAACACCAAAAGCTAATGAAGTACTTATAAAAATATGTGCTACTTCAGTTACCGCAAGCGATGTTCTTATTCGTAGAATGAATGAACCCATGATTCCTAAATTTATACTTCAACTTATATTTGGTTTTGGTCGTCCAAGAAATCCTGTGTTGGGTATGGTAACAACTGGAATTGTGGAGCGTAAAGGTAAAAATGTAACATTATTTGAAACCGGGGATGAGGTTTTTGCGTATTGTTCAATCTCGCCTACCAAACGTCGTTTTGGTTCTTATGCAGAATATATTTGTTTACCAGAAGATTGGAATCTGGCATTAAAACCTGCAAATCTTAGTTTTGAGGAAGCAGCAGCCATTCCTTATGGAGGCTTGCTAGCTTCTCATTTATTAAAAAAGGCGAGTATAAACAAGGGCGACAAAGTTTTAATTTATGGAGCGTCAGGAAGTATAGGTACAATGGCGATACAATTGGCGAAACATATGGGTGCATATGTTACTAGTGTCTGTAGTCGTAAAAACTTCGATTTAGTAAAATCTTTAGGAAGTGATAAGATGATTGACTACACCTTAAAAAATGCTGAAGCACAATTAGAAACCTATAACTATGTGATTGATGCTGTAGGTAATTCGAAATCATCGACACTTAAAGAGAAGAGCAAAAAAGCATTGACTTCGAATGGTAAATACATATCCATAGATCATGGGACGCCATTAACACCAAAAGAAGCTTTTTTAAATTTAAAAAGTTTAGCAGAACAAGAGAAGATTACACCTGTTATTGATTGTATATATCCTTTAGAAAAAATGGCTGAAGCACATAAGTACGTTGAAATGGGGCATAAAAGAGGAAATGTGATTATTACTATTTAG